One Prinia subflava isolate CZ2003 ecotype Zambia chromosome 8, Cam_Psub_1.2, whole genome shotgun sequence DNA window includes the following coding sequences:
- the LOC134553014 gene encoding protein-glutamine gamma-glutamyltransferase 6-like, producing the protein MADLTPTHISWQPSVNAASHHTDRYANTELTVRRGQAFNITLYFNRPRQNGESLGFLTEIGPSPSESHRTRAAFNLSEAVGSGWSAAQGPSDSGGITFTISSPANAVIGRYNLSLLVTSGNKIVSRYLGQFVLLFNPWCPGDDVYMSNENERQEYVLNENGIIFVGNARYMEARGWYYGQFQDLLNICLTMLDLSLYYRQDPAMDVSRRGDPKYVGRVISSMINGNDNDNGVLLGKWQGSFHSHENPSRWDGSVVILKKWRQDNYRPVQYGQCWVFAGVMCTVLRCLGIPTRLVSNFNSAHDVDRNLSIDKYYDSSGRSLNIGKDSTWDYHVWNESWFIRPDLGRSYSGWQVLDATPQEQSRGIFQCGPASVLAIKEGEVDLDYDTLFVYSEVNADCNRWIVYNDGTKKRVYCDTEIIGRSISTKAVGSNGRVDITASYKYPEGSSEERQVYRKALAKILGTSITEGRTDSPGGRSSETLRNPGIAGKFKLAEPPVFGKDINLILVLTNLSSDRKSVRVDMSASTILYTRRAVAEILKAATSVELGPKQGKHIRVKIPYTHYGRYLTTDKRIQVTALCEVLRTNGLKLLVEKTIFLEDTNIIIKLPRRVVVNRAVSLEISYANPLPEPVSRCVLLVTLMNQQVKINLARLAPRERSKIYFEFTPRRAGPLQLQVDFSCDKFSHVKGFVTIAVAPA; encoded by the exons ATGGCAG ACCTGACCCCAACACACATCAGCTGGCAGCCATCAGTGAACGCAGCCAGCCACCACACTGACAGATATGCCAACACTGAGCTGACTGTGAGGCGAGGACAAGCCTTCAACATCACCCTGTACTTCAACAGACCGAGGCAGAACGGGGAGAGCCTGGGATTTCTCACTGAAATAG GACCATCCCCCTCGGAATCTCATCGCACAAGGGCAGCCTTTAACCTCTCTGAGGCCGTGGGCAGTGGCTGGAGTGCTGCCCAGGGACCCAGTGACTCTGGAGGCATCACCTTCACCATATCCAGCCCAGCCAACGCTGTCATTGGGAGGTACAACCTCTCCCTGCTGGTCACCTCGGGCAACAAGATTGTCTCCAGATACCTGGGCCAGTTTGTGTTACTCTTCAACCCTTGGTGCCCAG GTGACGATGTCTACATGTCCAATGAAAATGAGAGACAAGAATATGTCCTAAATGAAAATGGCATAATCTTTGTGGGCAATGCGAGGTACATGGAAGCAAGAGGGTGGTATTATGGACAG TTCCAGGACCTTCTAAACATTTGTCTCACCATGCTTGATCTGAGCCTGTACTACCGTCAGGACCCGGCCATGGATGTGTCACGGAGAGGAGACCCCAAATATGTGGGCAGAGTAATCAGCTCTATG ATCAATGGAAACGATAACGACAACGGAGTTCTCCTGGGAAAGTGGCAAGGGAGTTTCCACTCTCATGAGAACCCCTCCAGGTGGGATGGCAGCGTGGTGATCCTCAAGAAGTGGCGTCAGGACAATTACAGGCCAGTGCAGTACGGCCAGTGCTGGGTCTTTGCAGGTGTGATGTGCACAG ttttgagGTGCTTGGGGATTCCAACTCGTTTGGTTTCAAATTTTAACTCTGCCCATGACGTGGATAGAAACCTGAGTATCGATAAGTACTATGACAGCTCTGGAAGGAGTCTTAATATCGGCAAGGATTCCACATG GGATTATCATGTCTGGAATGAAAGCTGGTTCATTCGCCCAGACCTGGGAAGATCCTACAGTGGGTGGCAGGTTTTAGATGCAACTCcacaagaacagagcagag GAATTTTTCAGTGTGGCCCTGCATCTGTCTTAGCCATCAAAGAAGGTGAAGTGGATCTGGATTACGACACCTTGTTTGTGTACTCAGAGGTGAACGCCGACTGCAACAGATGGATTGTGTACAATGATGGGACCAAGAAAAGAGTTTATTGTGACACTGAAATCATTGGCAGGTCCATCAGCACCAAAGCTGTGGGCAGCAATGGCCGTGTGGATATCACTGCTAGCTACAAATACCCAGAAG GTTCTTCTGAGGAGAGACAAGTCTATAGAAAGGCCCTGGCAAAGATACTGGGGACCAGTATCACAGAGGGACGCACAGACTCTCCTGGGGGAAGATCTTCAGAGACGCTGAGAAACCCTGGCATCGCTGGGAAATTCAAGCTGGCTGAACCTCCAGTTTTTGGCAAAGACATTAACCTAATCCTGGTGCTCACCAACCTCTCCTCCGACCGCAAGAGCGTCAGGGTGGACATGAGTGCCTCCACCATCCTGTACACCAGGAGAGCAGTGGCAGAGATCCTTAAGGCAGCCACTTCTGTGGAGCTTGGTCCCAAACAAG GGAAGCATATCCGGGTTAAGATCCCTTATACTCATTATGGAAGATATCTGACTACTGACAAAAGGATCCAAGTCACTGCTCTGTGTGAAGTCCTGCGCACAAACGGGCTGAAGCTGCTGGTGGAGAAGACAATCTTTTTAGAGGACACAAACATCATCATTAAG CTGCCCCGGAGGGTGGTGGTGAACAGGGCTGTGTCTCTGGAGATCTCCTACGCCAACCCGCTGCCGGAGCCCGTGAGCCGCTGCGTGCTGCTGGTGACGCTCATGAACCAACAGGTCAAGATAAA tttggcaCGACTGGCACCAAGGGAGAgatcaaaaatttattttga